ttgcaaaacaacttATCATGTGTTATGTTTGTCAGGCCTAATGTTTTTAAGAATAGTTCCAGGCCTATTGAGTCTCACATAAAATATGCAAAATTTcttatgcaatttttttttcaatttcactctgtaattttttgaaataattggTCCTTTTTAAGCTGTTTTATCTTTCAGAGCTCAACTTTGCTTCAAATATTcaattattttctcttttcttttaatttgattGAACTTGATTCAAActtgagtaaaaaaaaactgtatatAAGGCAGGCCGCACAAATATATGGTATCAGACAGTTTTAATTATATGTTGACCACAGTGGTTTAAAGTAACAGCCTGACTATAAAACATTCAATTTGTTACAGCAAGCCCTTTTCAAATACAAAAATCAAGCTCAAGATTGATAATCAAAGTAAACAAAGTTATAACAATTTATCTTACATAGCTACACACAACGAAATAACACTCAAACAAAAAGTGTTCCATTTGATGAAGATAATGAAAATCACTGATAAGTGATTATATATTATAAGaaaaatggatttttttatgccaataattaaaattttggatATAATAAACTTTATTTAATGGGTGCTGAAACACATGCGATTGAtggacaagaaactgtgatgtaatttctctctGCCTAATCTATTGTCTTCAACTAGCATCTTATCTTAAATGTTTAGAATATGATGTGAATATATTGTTTATTACATACATTGCTTTTATGTATTTGCATAAGTAATCATGATGTCAACCTGAAAAGACTTGcatgaataatttttatataagatACACATTTTCTACAAGACaggtttttataagaaaagttTATGCActataaataaacttttgtcacgCTCTACATCACTATAGTTTGTTTGGAAAGTGCAGAAACGAGACCATAGAAGGCTAATGCGGTGTACTAAAGTGCCTAAAAACTGTAAAACAATAACTTAGAGGTTAATACGATGTCATAGTTTGCTTTATAACTGTCAAAATAATACTGTAGAAGGTTATACTACAGCGCATACTTTgtttaaaaactgttaaaaacaatgcaataaAGAACATTAATTCATTTTGTTCTTTTGTCCAATGGCCAACCGTAACAAAGTCGAAATAGTTTTGTTTAGAAGATTTGCTCTGCTAGTACATGCAAAGATTGGACAGTATGCaatgcaaagtttttttttgttgagcAGAAATGCATCAAAACAGGCCTTTTTGTTCTATACTCTAAGTTTAGGTATACcatatgaaaaattttttagttgAAAATTGTTTGCCATATATATAGCATATtataaaagtatattacaaacaTTTCACACATTCCTGATAAAGTGAACAATTAAACCAAAACACACTCAATTGACAGCTGTCATTATTTAAACTATGGAACATACAGTTTCTAAGTTAGTTGCACCTGCACATATGCCTTTCTGGTTTCAGTGATTTCCCTGACCAATTCAGAATTTCTTTGTTAGTGCATAGATGGGTGGTTAGGTTTCATGGTGCTATgcactaaaaatatattatggACGGCTGCTTGGTATTACTGTGCAATTCTATCaatatttacagaaaaaaaaagtttcttaaaattcTCAACTTCATGTAAGAAGCATGCGCAGACAAATCCAGTCTTgtatttcttacaaaaaatctGTGGTTTGTGGTTTATGTTAATGTTCAGACtgcatcaatttttttaaactgataCTTGGGGAAGACTACAAAAAGAGATTGTTTGTAATTTAGACATTCTCTAAATGACCTGTCTATACCATCAAGAACAGTTAGAAAAAGCTTAATGATGAGTACTGTATATACTAAACATGTCTTTGCAAAGATGTTTTGGAAGGTTTGTATGCTGTTTTTGGAAGTTTTTGTGTTACTGCCTCTAAGAGTTAGCATATCATGAAAAATAAATGGTGTTGtactcaaaaaaaaataaactgacTGCGTCTTTAATGCAGGAAAAACAATTTCCACTGGCATGGTTCTTAATTACAGTCATTAGTTATTTTTGTCCATGTTGTAAAACACATATTTGTTGATATATATTTCCAGGAACCAACCACAGTAATAGAGCTCGGCTCAGAGTCACCTTCAATTGCATCTGGAAGAGAATCTCCATCTGGTTCTGGTGGAGCTGCAAAAACTGAGGATGATTTTATGCAAGCAATGCGATCAAAAATAGTGGAGGAAGTCGGAGGACaggtaattattatttttattacttaatGATGACCGATTCAGTACTTCCTAAAAGAGCCTGCGAAGGAATGCTATAAGTGTGGGCAAAGTTCTCATGCAAGCTACGGATGCTATTAACCTCCAAACTGTTCTAAGTACACAGCTTTGTATACCATCGACCCTACCATACGTGGTTGCTGTATTATCTTTCGAAGAAAATAACACTAGGCCACCACTAGTTAGGTTATTTTTTGCAATAAGAAAATTACCTAACTAAGATGTTTAAGTGTTACTGACATGCATATAGTGTTGGTGTTAGTTGCATGTTTGCATTTTAGTGTTATTGTTTATCTGTGTCTTGTTCATGTTTATCTGCACAGGTGTGGGCTGCTGGGAAATCTCAAGCAAGACGTTTCTTTGACTTATATTCAAACATTGATGTGTTGCGTCCATATTTCGATGTCGAGCCCAAAGATATTTTGATTAGGTAACGTGTTTAATACATAGTAAACATATTGTAAAGTGTTTGGGTTTCAAACATGTCTAGCAGTCATATAtcatattttgtattgtttACATGCACAAACATACATTGTTTTTAGGTTGGCACAGTCGCTAgtacccagaaaaccattaaaaCCTCAggtatctttctttttttaagtataaTTAATACACGAGTTCACAGTTTCAACTAACCATTGTTTTGTTCGTTTTGTTACAATGCACTTATTGAGaattgaaaaaaggaagtaaactgtGGGATGAAAAAaagtggaatattttttttggttaatattttgaaaagaaaagtatAAATTCATTCACATATGTTTTAAGTAGGGTTACTGGCAATAACATCTTAATTTTCATGCTGTgagactaattattttttcagaaaatgagaaatattCAGAATGCTCATGGTCAAAGCCTCATTAAAGTTTactctgtttacttccttttttcaataCAGAAAATGAACGTACAACTTAAACTGTGAAGAAGTGTATATTTATTTGACACAATTGTTGCTGATACATTTTGCACTTTTAACATCAGCATTTATGAGAAATTATTTCAGAGGTGAATATTCTAAAGCTCggaattttataaataatattaaaGTGTTTGTGGATTCATTATTGACTGTCAAATGTTGTGTACGACCAATTTTCAGCCTAATGTGAGCTCGTATTATTCGGCAGTGTTTCCAGGACCTGTGTGAGTGTGTCCATGAGTAGCTGCTGTAAATGAAGCAGATACATCTTTAATTTAAGTGTCCTGGTACACCCCTATCCTTTATAGTTTATTGTATATTGACGCGATCTTGGATAGAacctaattttaaaaagtttaagtttttaaaatgattgatGTATTTTTCGTTATTTTGCTTTTATGTGTCATAGACTGTTGCTGGGGAGCTGTATGGACCTATCATGGTTGTTTTCACATTAGTCGCGCTTCTTTTGTTTTCAATGAAACATAGTGGACATACTGTCGTAAGTAAATAAAGTTTATTTGTTTAATGCAGATAGATACTGTATGTTTGAAGTATATGAATCGTGGAAGAGTACTTTATCCTCATGACAAATGGTGTTGAAAACGTGTGGCGGTCTTAAATAATTCCAATCAAAAAATAGTTGTATATTTCAGTCCAAATTTAAACTCACAGAACTGGAAGGACATAATTTTCCTTCGTTACGTTTGCTTATATCTTTACACGTGAATTCTTTCTGATTTTCAGCAAGAGGGAACTTTAATGGGGACAGCAATTGGAGTTTGTTTTGGATATTGGTTGGGCGGTTCCTCGTTATATTATTTCATGGCGTATCTATGTAACGCCCATATCACTCTACTGCAAATCGTGTCGTTGACGGTAAGTTACTTGTAAAATATTCTCTTTTGTATTAGCTTCTGTCTTTCCACGTGCTCTTCCTAGACCTCAGAAAACCTATTATTgcatgcttttaaaaatgttaccatCTTTCTGATGCTGAATACGCAGTATTAACGTTCGAAAGTCTTTTTCAAAGTATTCGACTATTTGAATAGTGACAAAACTTGCCTTAATCTCTAGCCAACGGTTGATCAACATTTTTGTAAGCATAATTCTTTGTGTCTAAAATGAGTTTTTGTGAGCATACCAAGGCTAAAAGAAATCACCTTATTTACGTAAGGAAATAACTATTAGGGCATGTTCTACAATTATGTCAAGCTTAATTTTATTTTCCCACTATAAGAATATCAATCTTCTTTTTGAACGAACTTTTTGTTTCCGGTGCTTTTTTACTAACGATGGGATTGCATTTAATAACATGTTATGTTGGGTTTAGGGCTATGCATTGTTTAGTCATTGCATTTGCATCTTTTTGGCCACGGTGACACACGAAACAACACATGGTGTATTTTTCTTAGCGATTATTGTGATTGGTGGTTTGTCGTCTCTTCGAATGGTTAGTTGATTACATAAATTATCTTGCAAACTTGCGATAACACAATATTTTTTACGGTGGCCGTTAGACAAGGTTGTGCAGAAGGTCCTGCGCTGAATGTATTAATATTCAAAACAACTGCAATAATTACACCTAGGTTCGGTAGCGTCGGTAAATTATTCCTTCTATTGTTGGATagcatcaaaaaataaataaataaagaggaGAGTTAGTAGTTTACGTTATGCATCATTTTAACAATTGGTTTTTGAGCTTTCTATGCATTCACTCGGAAGACATTAGGAGGTGTTCCAGGGAAAAAATACTGcaagaataaaatataaaagccGTGTAGCACACATGTTTTGTTTCGTAATTGTATTATCTCATAAGTTTTATTGTCAAAACTTTGTTTATATAAGGAAGtaagttaaaatatgttttttagttGGGAGTATATGTGAGTCGAACTTGGTCGAGACAACAGGGAATGACCATTGGGTCTATCGTTGGTGTTGTCCatctattgtttttgttgtatcTCCACTATGCGTATCATGACACATATGAAGGTATGAAGAAGGTTTAATTCtcctccttttttattttttgttttgcttcctGTTCCTTGAAACGCTCTTGCCAGGCGTGGTAGAAAAGAGGACTGTGTACGCgtcttaaaagtgaaactattcaTTGCTTGACGATAGTACTTTCCAGAACAGATGAATCCTATTTGCATGACTGGACCCAATTTCTGTCAGTTTACCAGTACTTGTCATTAGTTTC
This is a stretch of genomic DNA from Hydractinia symbiolongicarpus strain clone_291-10 chromosome 9, HSymV2.1, whole genome shotgun sequence. It encodes these proteins:
- the LOC130658039 gene encoding protein YIPF3-like, encoding MATTASNSNLLSSNSASKQSNYVDRTDSSESSTSSWDLLQNEPTTVIELGSESPSIASGRESPSGSGGAAKTEDDFMQAMRSKIVEEVGGQVWAAGKSQARRFFDLYSNIDVLRPYFDVEPKDILIRLAQSLVPRKPLKPQTVAGELYGPIMVVFTLVALLLFSMKHSGHTVQEGTLMGTAIGVCFGYWLGGSSLYYFMAYLCNAHITLLQIVSLTGYALFSHCICIFLATVTHETTHGVFFLAIIVIGGLSSLRMLGVYVSRTWSRQQGMTIGSIVGVVHLLFLLYLHYAYHDTYEEAALLLSRTKREAAVLTLQTSLPTTFVTNT